GATTTTGAACGTAGAAAAGCAGAAGGTTTTCCCAAACCCTTATATCCAAGCAATATATCTACTCCTGAAGCTACAAAAGAACAACGAGCAGAACGCAAGAAAATTGGTGGGTGGTAAAAAGCAAATCTGATAGCGCTCGTTTGTAAAGATTAACGTATCGAGTAAGAAAACATCAATTAAAATTTTAAATGTTTTAGTCAGCTTTTGTACTTTCAAGCAATAAGTAGAAAGAATAACTTTCATAATCAAGTAGGCATATTTTATGTCTTTTGCTACAGTATATTGGATAGACGTATTTACAAGACAAATATATTATAATATATTTTTAGAAAGCATAGACTATGAAATAGATTGGGAATATAGCCTTGTTAAAATTTTAATCTACGGCACTAAAAACTGGTGCTATTGGTTTCCTAGAATAATAAATAATTGCGTGGGCACTCGTTATAAACGAGCGCTAGCAGATGAATAGTTAATCTATGTAATAATATTATATCTAGTTAAATCTCTCTCCTTTGTATTCACTTTTATTTACATAAATATGTTATCTTCAAACTAAAAAATAAAGATACGAGCTGAACCGTTGGTAGCAATTTAAAATAAAAGTCGAGAATAATGAATTTTATGACTAAATCAGAAATAAAGAACGAAGTTGGCAAAAAATGGTTTTTAGCGCCTATAACTGGGATCAATTTGGTTTTAAAACTTTTGATGCGGGTAGTGAATACATCTATGATATTCAGGGTCTGCATTATAGCGTTAGAACAGACAGTGTGTTTACCAAAACCCTTTGGGATAAACTAGATGTAAAAAAGAATAAAAACGAAGGTCTAATTGATATAGGTGAATTAAAATTGGCATACGCTACATTAGAGACGCAAGAAGCAATTTCAAAAATGGTATGCAAGCATACCCTAGAATGGGCATATACACCAAAACAAATAAGTGATGAGGTTAGTAAAATTTACGATTATTATATCAGTTTAGAAGACCCAAGTGTTGAAGGTGAATTAAAAGATTTAAAGAAACAAAAATTACAGGGCTTAGAAGAGCAGATAGAAAAAATGATGTTTTGGGAAGAATTAAAAACAAAAGTATACACACCGCCAGAACCAGAACCCGAAATTAAAGAGAGACCTGAACAAGTAGCTTTAGAATTGAAAGCCTTAGGTATAATAGATTATCCATACAAACTTACTACTGCCAATGATCCTATCTTGAAAGTAGTTGCTGTTGATCCTGTTGAAAATGACATTCATGCACCAACACCTGACCCAGTTGAAACACCAACAGAAACACCAATAGAAACAGCAGTAGAGGAGCAAGTAAAAGCACCAGAACGATTAATGCCAGATACCAATCATGTGTATCATTTCCACCCTATTGCTTTTATTAACCATATGAAATTGATGTTCGCTAAAGGTCCTACTGGCGAATGTTTTTGTAATAAAGATTTTACTGTAGAGGATTTGAAGAAAATTGTTTACCATGTTCGTTACAATACGTTTGATAAGACTTCTAAAAAATCAATGCATCATCATCACGGAGATAGGATCTTTTATGATGGGGAAGTTCCAAAATCAGACCAAACTTATACTAATTTTGCGGAAGTATTAAATACATCATTTAACAAGTATGGAATAAAAACGTGCATTCAAAAAATACATTTTCTTGCTAATATGTATATAGAAACTCAATATTTTACAAAATTAGAAGAAGGCGAAAATAAATGGATGGATAAATATAAACCATATATCGGACGGGGATTTATGCACCTTACACATGATTATCATTATAAAGAGTATTCAGAAATAACAGGTAATACTGATATATTTAGTGGTACTAATTACAAAAAAGTAGCTAGTGATATGAATATCGCGGCGGATACTGCAGCTTGGTATTGGAAGAAGAATAACCTAAATAAACATGCTGATAAGGATGACATAAGAGCTACCTGTAAAGTTATCAATCCCGCTTTATTAGAATATACTAAAGGTCGCCGTGTTGCATGGATAAAGCTAAAGGAAGCATTTGGTGGCTATCCCTATAATTGTTTAACAGATGCCAGTAAGCATGAAGCCCCGGTATATGAAGAAGGCGTATTAGAGGAAATGCGTAAATGGGCAGATCAGCACGTACAGTATACGATGGAAACTTCAACTCCTTTGAGAACTAAATTTGATGAGTCTGCATTAGGAAAACTTGACTGTTCTGAATTTGTGTGTAGATATTTGCACAAATTAGGGATAACAGATACTGTTAAGCATATTGCGACAGATGGTATGATTACTCAAGAGAAGTTTAGGACCTCTGTAGGTAATAATAACATAGATTTTTTAACAGGAAGTGACAGTGAAGATTACACACCACAAGCAGGAGATATATTCGTTTGGTCAAGAGCTCCTGGTGATGGTCATACAGGCGTTGTACACAGTGTAGATGGTGACAAAATAACTATTTTAGAAGCTATTGGTAAAAATGGTTCCTCAGATGAACCATATCATATAAATGAAGGAGGGTATGAAGGTATGCATTGTTCGCGCACATCATATTATAGAAAAGATAAGAAAGCTTTAGCGAAACATGGTGGTTGGAAAGGTTACTTTAGACCTAAAAATTATACAAAACAGTTATAATGAAGAAAATATTATTAGTAGTTCTATTAGGTTTATTTATTTCTTGTAAAGGGCAAATAGAACAAAAAAAAGAATCTTTTAAATTTTTAACGTATACCGAGTTAGAATCAAAATCTACGAAGGAACTAAGGTTAGTAAGAAATGAGGTTTTTGCAAGAAAAGGATATGTTTTTAACAATGCAACTCTTCAAAAATACTTTTCAGATAAGGATTGGTATACCCCAAATCCAAATTTAAAAATTACGTTTACAGATGAAGAGACTGCCTTTATCAATAAGATTAAAAAGCTTGAAAATCTTAGGCTAACCTTACAAAATTCTAAATCTAATCAATCGGTTAATTGTATTGACAAAATAGATGATGAAAATAACATATATCCTATAACTTTTGAAATGACAGAAGATTATAGGTTTTATGACAAAATAGAAAAAGCTGAGCTTGATATGTTTGACAATGATAAAATCAAAGATATAAGTTGTGAGGGAATAACTTATAAGATAAAGTGCTTTGATCAAATCGAATATTTGCTAATACCAACAGCTCTATGTGGTAATGATGAAACATTTTTGGTTTTAATAAAGGAAGGAAAAACAGAAATAAAGAATATATATGGCGCCCAATCTAGATATGAAAGGCTTGACTATGTTTTAACAAAAGACTTTTTAGAAATAATAAAAACGGATTATTATGAGTACGAAGCTGATCAAAAAAGAGATGAAGGAAAAATCAAAAAAACATCTATGAAATATAAGTTAACTGAGACAGGCTTGGTTAAGTTTTAATTGTTCCCCGCTAGCGCAAGCGTCTCGCTTGTGCCGTTACAGCTTTGAATAAAATAATTTTCATCACTTATTTCTTTTACTCTTTTGTATCTTACTCATTCGGTTAAGAGCGCGACAATCGCAGTAGCGTAATGCTTTTTAATCAGTGAGGTTGGCTAGGGTATTTTGGACCAAGAAATTCCTTAAAATAATTAGAATGAAGAGAATTATATTATTTACATTACTATGCAGCATTTTGTCTTGTAAAGGGCAAACAGAATCAAAAGAAGTAGTTTCGTCATTTGAGTATTTAACGGAAGAAGTATTAAAAACAAAATCTAAAAAAGAATTAGGTTTACTCCGCAACGAAGTTTATGCTAGAAAAGGTTATGTTTTTAAAAATGATGATTTAAATACTTATTTCGAAACTAAATCATGGTATAAACCTAATCCAAATATTTCTTTATCATTTACTGAAAAAGAAAGTAGTTATATTTCTAAAATAAAGACCTTAGAAGAGGTAGAAAATGATTCCTCAATAGTTAATTGTATTAATTATTATGATCATAATAAATCAAAGATATACCCCTTGTCGGGTTCTAAAATAGAAAATGAGGAACTTCCAAACGGACTAATTGATATTGAATTAAGTCATGACAGCCTTAAACCGGAAATAAAAGAAATTTTGTTTGATGGATCTATTTTTAATCTTGATTGTCTAAATCCTAACAAATATAGATTTATAATTACAGCATATCCAAATCAAAATCTACACTCATATTTAGTTATTGGTGACTTGATCGAAATCAAAAAACTTTATGGTAGTTTTGGTCCTTATGACAGTCATAAAGAATATGATTTTGTATTGGATCACGAGGATTTAGAAATCACTATTGAAGATTGGGAGCGAGATAAAAAAGTATCAACTATGGTTGAAAAGTACAAGCTTACAGATACAGGTTTAGTTAAGTTGTAAATTTTTACTCTCGAGCGCTTGTTTGTATCGGATGCCTTATAGAGTAGGAAAACATCAATTATAATTATTAATGTTTTAATTAACTTTCGCACTTTTAAGTAATGAGTAGAAAGCATACGTTTCATACTCCCGAAGGAGTATATTTTGTGTCTTTTGCTATTGTATGTTTGAGGGGCATATTTACAAGTAATAGCTAGGACGGCAATCGTTGCAAACGCTCGATATCAGGGCGATATTGCAGTGATTGAATCTTTTCAGGGAATCAAAAAGTTGCATGAATATGGTCACTTACAAGTGTTTAACGGTAGTAAATGGTTGTCAGATTTTGTACAAAATGGTTTTTGGGCAGGAAGTGACTATGAAAAAGCGAAAACAAATCATAAATTTTATAGATGGGAATAAATAGAATATCAAAAAAATTAATAATTTTTCTTTTTACATTTTCAATTATTTCATGTAAGCAAAATGTTGAAAAAGACAAAGTTATTCAAACAGCAACTGTTGTACATCAAATTGAAAAGAAACAAGAGATAGTTAAAGTAGAAAATCAAGTTTCTCAAAAAAAAGCTATTGATTTCTTAAGGAAGTTCTATGTCTTGTACTTAACAGATATAAATGAAGATACAAATAGATGTAAACTAGGGGATTACCTTACTGAAGATTTAATTGAATCCATAGATGCATCAGATGGGGATTTAATAATTGATTCTCAAGATTATGAAAAGATTGACTTAAATACTTTAAAGGTTTCGAAAACCAATATTGAAAATGTTTTTAAAGTTAGTTTTATTAATTATGATGAAAGGAAAATAAATATAAAATTATTACCTATAAAAGAATCTTTTAAAATTTCAGGTATTACAATTTTTCGTAAAAGTATAAATTTTACTTATCCATCAACAGTCACAAAACCGGGAACTATAGATGCGTATGATTTTAATTTGTTAAGTTATGTTACAGATTCTGCAGGTGATAGAACGCAAGTAAGCTTTTTTTTGGAAGATTTTTCTAACGGGTTTGTATTTACAAAAGATTCTTATGATGAGAATTTTGAATACCGATGTATTAAGAAAAAAACAGGAAAAGACTTAAAGTTATATTATCAAGAGGACTCTGATTATGATAAATATACTGGAGATACAAGTATACCATTAATTACTATTTATAAAAAAGGAGAAGATTTTTATGCCGTTAGTTCTCTTATAGAAAACGGAAAAGAAGTTAAGCTAAAAGAAGTTGAAAGTAGATATTAACCCCCTCGCGCGAAATATCCGCTACTCTGGCGCACTTCTGTGAAGTGTGTCTAATTTTCTTTAGTATTTGCAGTGCAATTTATAATCTTTAAACAATGTCTCAGAGATATAAAGTCATAGATAGTACCGTTCCAACATTTGCGACAATAACACTAATTGATTGGGTAGATTTATTTATTCAACCAACGTATTTTAAAATATTAGATGATTCTCTAAATTATTGTATTGCAAACCTATGCTGGGCTTAATGCTCATCAATACAATCCTTATCTTGTCAAACAAGGTTTTAAAGAAGTCGCTGTTGGGAATTATCAAATAGGAGATATAGCTGTTGTTGAGAAGTTTGAATGGAACGGTACCGAGCATAAATGGGGTCATGTACAGATGTATGCTGTTGACAATCAATGGTTTTCAGATTTTTTTCAAACAGGTTTTTGGACAGGTGGAGATTATAGAAAAGCAGAACCAAATTATAAAATTTACAGATGGGAATAAATACAATATCAAGGCTTTTAATAATTTTCACATTTCTTCTTCTTTCTTGTAAGCAGGAAGTAAAAAAAGAAAATAAGATCACAATAGAAAAAAACATACCAAAAATAGAAGTCTCCCAAGAAAAACAGGAAAAAAAAGATAAATCTGATTTAGAAATAATCTTAAAACAACAACTGGATATTGGCTATACACAATTGTATGATGATTCTTATGATATATCTGATTACAAATATTCAGAAAAGGATTTAGAGGTTATCCTTCCCCTTTTACAAAAAAACACACAAAATTTAAATAGTTTATCTAGTGAAGTATTTAATTCCAAAATTAAAAAAATATTTGGAAGAACTATCCTTCCAAAATCTAACAAAAAATACTTAACCATATTTTTTGAAAATCCTTGTAACCGGAATACTTCTTATTATAGAAACGATAATACTATAGAAGTACAACCACTCTCAATTCATATAATTAAGGGACTTAACTTTATAACAGAACTTTATGCTATCCCTGAAATAATCGGTTATCAGAAACAATTTTTAGATTTATCTAATAACGAGAAAACATCTAATAATGAAAGAACATCTAGCGATGGAACTCTTGTCGCGATTCATAAATGGAAAGATGTAAACGATTTAAATAATAAGAGACTCTTTAATTTAAAAAAGTTTGTTGCTAGAAATGAATATCTATTTAATGATAATAAGGATCATTTTGATTGGTTAATCAATAATGATGAATATTTTATGAAAAGTCTTATCTCTGAATTTGGATATTTAGAAGATAGTAAGCTTTTAATATGGTTTATCAAAAAATATAGATTTGAAACTATAAATGGAAAAACAAATGGTTTTGAATATGGAAAACTATTATGGCATAAAAACTGTAACAACAAATTTGTTTTCCACAATCTTGTTTTAGAAAAAATGAAAGATGATGAATCCTTTAG
This genomic stretch from Cellulophaga algicola DSM 14237 harbors:
- a CDS encoding CHAP domain-containing protein gives rise to the protein MVFSAYNWDQFGFKTFDAGSEYIYDIQGLHYSVRTDSVFTKTLWDKLDVKKNKNEGLIDIGELKLAYATLETQEAISKMVCKHTLEWAYTPKQISDEVSKIYDYYISLEDPSVEGELKDLKKQKLQGLEEQIEKMMFWEELKTKVYTPPEPEPEIKERPEQVALELKALGIIDYPYKLTTANDPILKVVAVDPVENDIHAPTPDPVETPTETPIETAVEEQVKAPERLMPDTNHVYHFHPIAFINHMKLMFAKGPTGECFCNKDFTVEDLKKIVYHVRYNTFDKTSKKSMHHHHGDRIFYDGEVPKSDQTYTNFAEVLNTSFNKYGIKTCIQKIHFLANMYIETQYFTKLEEGENKWMDKYKPYIGRGFMHLTHDYHYKEYSEITGNTDIFSGTNYKKVASDMNIAADTAAWYWKKNNLNKHADKDDIRATCKVINPALLEYTKGRRVAWIKLKEAFGGYPYNCLTDASKHEAPVYEEGVLEEMRKWADQHVQYTMETSTPLRTKFDESALGKLDCSEFVCRYLHKLGITDTVKHIATDGMITQEKFRTSVGNNNIDFLTGSDSEDYTPQAGDIFVWSRAPGDGHTGVVHSVDGDKITILEAIGKNGSSDEPYHINEGGYEGMHCSRTSYYRKDKKALAKHGGWKGYFRPKNYTKQL
- a CDS encoding YARHG domain-containing protein; this encodes MKKILLVVLLGLFISCKGQIEQKKESFKFLTYTELESKSTKELRLVRNEVFARKGYVFNNATLQKYFSDKDWYTPNPNLKITFTDEETAFINKIKKLENLRLTLQNSKSNQSVNCIDKIDDENNIYPITFEMTEDYRFYDKIEKAELDMFDNDKIKDISCEGITYKIKCFDQIEYLLIPTALCGNDETFLVLIKEGKTEIKNIYGAQSRYERLDYVLTKDFLEIIKTDYYEYEADQKRDEGKIKKTSMKYKLTETGLVKF
- a CDS encoding YARHG domain-containing protein, giving the protein MKRIILFTLLCSILSCKGQTESKEVVSSFEYLTEEVLKTKSKKELGLLRNEVYARKGYVFKNDDLNTYFETKSWYKPNPNISLSFTEKESSYISKIKTLEEVENDSSIVNCINYYDHNKSKIYPLSGSKIENEELPNGLIDIELSHDSLKPEIKEILFDGSIFNLDCLNPNKYRFIITAYPNQNLHSYLVIGDLIEIKKLYGSFGPYDSHKEYDFVLDHEDLEITIEDWERDKKVSTMVEKYKLTDTGLVKL